The Candidatus Tumulicola sp. genome contains a region encoding:
- a CDS encoding alcohol dehydrogenase catalytic domain-containing protein, which yields MSERTGRVAMLVAPRTVELREEPVRTPSDGALLLRVRAALTDGTDLKTYRRGHPLMPMPTRFGHEFSGDVVAVGRGVTEWTAGDAVACVHSAPCGQCFWCLRDEEELCESLTRTMVFGAYADYIEIPARIVARNCYRKPDGVSYVEAAFLEPLACVVHSAAFLGLESDSFVAVYGDGAFGILHALLLARDGHRVVLCGRRTERLALARELGVDAIDVRQGPAFDAIRARTEGRGADALVECTGNPEIWELAPSLVRRGGTVSFFGGLPSGTHVSFEAGRLHYDEVRLVAPFHFSPQDVRRAYDLIASRTLPLLRLTSQTAGLDDIASVFAALDAGNGMKAVIEP from the coding sequence GTGAGCGAACGTACGGGGCGTGTGGCGATGCTGGTAGCACCGCGCACGGTCGAGTTACGTGAAGAACCGGTACGCACGCCGTCCGACGGCGCGCTTCTGCTACGCGTACGGGCGGCGCTCACCGACGGAACCGATCTCAAAACGTATCGTCGCGGTCACCCGTTGATGCCGATGCCGACGCGTTTTGGACACGAATTTTCCGGCGACGTGGTCGCCGTCGGCAGGGGCGTGACGGAGTGGACCGCCGGCGATGCCGTTGCGTGCGTGCACTCCGCGCCGTGCGGGCAGTGCTTCTGGTGTCTGCGCGACGAAGAAGAATTGTGCGAATCGTTGACGAGGACGATGGTGTTCGGCGCCTACGCCGACTACATAGAAATTCCGGCGCGCATCGTCGCACGCAACTGCTATCGCAAGCCGGACGGCGTTTCGTACGTCGAGGCCGCCTTTCTCGAGCCGCTCGCGTGCGTCGTGCATTCGGCCGCATTCCTCGGGCTCGAGTCCGATTCGTTCGTCGCGGTGTACGGCGACGGCGCTTTTGGCATTTTGCACGCTCTGCTGCTCGCGCGCGATGGCCATCGGGTCGTACTCTGCGGGCGGCGCACCGAACGTTTAGCTTTGGCGCGCGAGCTCGGCGTCGACGCGATCGACGTTCGGCAAGGACCCGCGTTCGACGCGATCCGTGCTCGAACCGAAGGACGCGGCGCCGACGCTCTCGTCGAATGCACCGGGAACCCAGAAATTTGGGAACTTGCACCCTCGCTCGTGCGGCGCGGTGGGACGGTATCGTTTTTTGGCGGACTCCCAAGCGGCACGCATGTATCGTTCGAAGCCGGGCGCTTACATTATGACGAGGTGCGGCTGGTAGCTCCGTTTCACTTTTCGCCCCAGGACGTGCGCCGCGCGTACGATCTGATCGCGAGTCGCACGCTGCCGCTGTTGCGGTTGACTTCGCAAACTGCCGGTTTGGACGATATCGCAAGCGTCTTTGCCGCACTCGACGCCGGAAACGGCATGAAAGCGGTCATCGAACCATGA
- a CDS encoding dihydrodipicolinate reductase C-terminal domain-containing protein, which produces MIRVAVAGARGTMGSIAVSACSSTPGIVYGGGFARDADPANAIVASLDELFSKPLDVVLDFTTQPISVDVAMAALEHGVRPVVGASGWSDADRERLSVFAAQCSLGAMIVPNFSLGATVAMRLAGQAARYFHNAEIVEMHRAEKKDKPSGTALETARRMIENGAVDPQIHSVRLPGLVAHQEMLFAADGELLTIRHDTLSRQSFVPGMIAAIRAVMRSTGLTIGLDTVLDRWDELAST; this is translated from the coding sequence GTGATTCGTGTGGCAGTCGCGGGAGCGCGCGGTACGATGGGATCGATCGCGGTGTCGGCGTGTTCGTCGACGCCCGGCATCGTCTACGGCGGCGGGTTCGCGCGCGACGCCGACCCCGCTAACGCGATCGTCGCCTCGCTCGACGAACTCTTTTCCAAGCCCCTCGACGTCGTTCTCGACTTCACAACCCAGCCGATATCGGTCGACGTCGCGATGGCGGCGTTGGAGCACGGCGTGCGTCCGGTGGTTGGCGCCAGCGGCTGGAGCGATGCCGATCGCGAGCGGCTTTCGGTCTTCGCCGCGCAGTGCTCGTTGGGGGCGATGATCGTGCCGAACTTCTCGCTCGGTGCTACCGTCGCCATGCGGTTAGCGGGGCAAGCAGCGCGATACTTTCATAACGCTGAAATCGTAGAAATGCACCGCGCGGAAAAGAAAGACAAACCGTCGGGTACCGCGCTGGAAACGGCGCGCAGAATGATCGAGAACGGGGCCGTCGATCCGCAAATTCACAGCGTGCGATTACCTGGGTTGGTCGCACATCAAGAAATGCTGTTCGCCGCCGACGGCGAGCTGCTTACGATCCGGCACGACACACTGTCAAGGCAATCGTTCGTTCCGGGAATGATCGCTGCAATTCGCGCGGTCATGCGCTCGACCGGTCTGACGATCGGTCTCGATACGGTATTGGATCGATGGGACGAACTGGCTTCGACGTAG
- a CDS encoding aspartate-semialdehyde dehydrogenase, translating to MGRTGFDVAVVGATGAVGETILRVLEERRLPIDTLGPFASRSREGAVRFDGRALDVRAIDAGALAEFDVVFFAGGDELSDTYAPALVRSGRVVIDNSAAFRLRDGVPLIVPDVNPQAIAPGDGLFPVGNCTAIILCSALAPIRDAAGLRTVRVATYQAASGAGRAGLNELLAGERAAVTGDAEPAPSVFPRSLARNVVPQVGSFDASGYSGEERKVRDEARKILGLADLFVSVTAVRVPVRTAHAEAVFVETERPVERAMLARAFAATPSLVYHDDGIVTPRDVEGTDRVHVARLRHERDNTQFAFWCAGDQLRKGAATTAVEILELLVAAGRFSE from the coding sequence ATGGGACGAACTGGCTTCGACGTAGCGGTCGTCGGTGCGACGGGGGCCGTTGGCGAGACGATCCTGCGCGTGCTCGAAGAACGCCGCTTGCCGATCGATACGCTCGGTCCGTTCGCTTCGCGTTCGCGCGAAGGTGCCGTTCGTTTCGACGGGCGGGCGCTCGACGTCCGCGCTATCGATGCCGGCGCGCTGGCGGAGTTCGACGTGGTGTTTTTTGCCGGCGGAGACGAACTCAGCGATACGTACGCGCCCGCATTGGTTCGAAGCGGACGCGTCGTGATCGACAACAGCGCAGCGTTCCGTTTACGCGACGGCGTTCCGCTGATCGTTCCCGATGTCAATCCTCAGGCGATCGCCCCAGGCGATGGATTATTTCCGGTCGGCAACTGCACCGCGATTATTTTGTGTAGCGCACTGGCGCCGATCCGCGATGCGGCCGGTTTACGAACGGTGCGGGTTGCTACCTACCAAGCTGCGAGCGGCGCGGGCCGGGCCGGTCTGAACGAGCTTTTGGCGGGCGAACGGGCAGCGGTCACCGGCGATGCCGAGCCGGCACCCAGCGTCTTTCCGCGTTCGTTGGCGCGGAACGTCGTTCCACAAGTGGGCTCGTTCGACGCTTCGGGTTACAGCGGTGAGGAACGCAAAGTGCGCGACGAAGCGCGCAAGATACTCGGATTGGCCGACCTGTTCGTCAGCGTTACGGCGGTCCGAGTGCCGGTGCGCACCGCGCACGCCGAAGCCGTGTTCGTCGAGACCGAACGCCCGGTCGAGCGTGCAATGTTAGCGCGCGCGTTCGCCGCAACTCCGTCGCTGGTCTATCATGACGACGGCATCGTCACGCCGCGCGACGTCGAGGGTACCGATCGCGTGCACGTCGCTCGATTACGGCACGAACGCGATAATACCCAGTTCGCATTTTGGTGCGCGGGCGACCAACTGCGCAAAGGCGCCGCAACGACGGCGGTCGAGATTCTGGAGCTGCTCGTAGCGGCGGGACGGTTCTCCGAGTGA
- a CDS encoding riboflavin synthase, which translates to MFSGLIWYRGEIVASVPAEDGALTLRVRCDGVSVELPAAKESIAIDGACLTATRVVGSEIDFDVVPETLRRTTLGERHLGDRVNVEYALRLGERMGGHFVYGHVDAVAAVLERRREGQGEVIRIERPQQLTFALVDKAFVAVDGVSLTIAAAASDWFEIALIPETLAATTLGERAPGSRVNLEIDPVARYAARP; encoded by the coding sequence ATGTTTAGCGGACTGATTTGGTATCGCGGAGAGATCGTTGCGAGCGTTCCCGCAGAAGACGGTGCGCTCACCTTGCGCGTGCGCTGCGACGGTGTAAGCGTCGAACTTCCCGCGGCAAAGGAATCGATCGCGATCGACGGCGCCTGTCTAACCGCGACGCGTGTCGTCGGGAGCGAGATCGATTTCGACGTCGTGCCGGAAACGTTACGTCGAACGACGCTCGGCGAGCGGCATCTGGGCGATCGAGTCAACGTCGAGTACGCGTTGCGTCTCGGCGAGCGGATGGGCGGACATTTCGTCTACGGCCACGTCGACGCGGTCGCAGCGGTGCTCGAGCGACGCCGGGAAGGACAGGGCGAAGTTATTCGGATCGAACGCCCTCAGCAACTCACATTTGCGTTGGTCGATAAAGCGTTCGTCGCGGTCGACGGCGTGAGCCTGACGATCGCCGCTGCCGCGTCGGACTGGTTTGAAATCGCGCTTATACCCGAGACGCTGGCCGCAACGACGTTGGGGGAACGGGCGCCCGGTAGTCGTGTTAACCTGGAAATCGACCCCGTCGCACGGTACGCGGCGCGACCATGA
- a CDS encoding NDP-sugar synthase — protein MILAGGLSTRLYPLTKQVPKPLVPVAGIPNAEHVIHYLAAHGFDEIAINVHYLADAIVDRLGDGSRFGVRLEYSHEHELLGSAGGVKKLESFFSDGTFVVVGCDDLTDLPLDRLVDFHHERDAIATIGLVECDEVDQYGVVVLDDRGKIVGFQEKPAKGTERSRLANTGIYVFSPEIFNKIPAETFYDFGKQVFPDLQLARAAFYGYHARGAYWSDIGTPAEYRRASRDVVLGNVLIPGSRASGADPSASIASEARIEGPIWIGSSARIEAGATVTGPSVIGDHVTIGAGARVDGSILWEGATVGDGATLRDAIVGKGYRVDPGVSLDGAIVANEAEPATA, from the coding sequence ATGATTCTCGCCGGCGGCTTATCGACGCGGCTCTATCCGCTTACCAAACAAGTGCCCAAGCCGCTCGTACCGGTCGCGGGAATTCCCAACGCAGAACACGTGATCCACTATCTTGCGGCGCACGGTTTCGACGAAATTGCGATCAACGTTCACTATTTGGCCGATGCGATCGTCGATCGATTGGGTGACGGTTCGCGCTTCGGCGTTCGACTGGAGTATTCGCACGAACACGAACTGCTCGGCAGCGCGGGCGGAGTGAAAAAGCTCGAATCATTTTTCAGCGACGGGACGTTCGTCGTCGTCGGGTGTGATGACTTGACGGATCTGCCGCTCGACCGTTTGGTGGATTTCCATCACGAGCGCGATGCGATCGCTACGATCGGTTTGGTCGAGTGCGACGAAGTGGATCAATACGGCGTCGTAGTGCTTGACGATCGCGGCAAGATCGTCGGTTTTCAAGAAAAACCTGCGAAGGGAACGGAACGCAGTCGCTTGGCCAACACCGGCATTTACGTGTTCTCGCCGGAAATCTTCAACAAAATTCCGGCCGAAACGTTTTACGATTTCGGCAAACAAGTATTCCCCGATCTGCAATTAGCGCGAGCGGCGTTTTACGGCTATCATGCGCGCGGAGCGTATTGGAGCGATATCGGAACGCCGGCCGAGTACCGGCGCGCCAGTCGCGACGTCGTTCTCGGAAACGTTTTAATTCCCGGATCGCGCGCTTCGGGCGCCGACCCGAGTGCGTCGATTGCATCGGAAGCGCGTATCGAAGGACCCATTTGGATTGGTTCGAGCGCTCGTATCGAGGCGGGCGCGACGGTAACCGGACCATCGGTCATCGGCGACCACGTTACGATCGGCGCCGGTGCGCGAGTCGACGGGAGTATTCTGTGGGAAGGCGCCACAGTCGGCGACGGCGCGACGCTACGCGACGCGATCGTCGGCAAGGGATATCGAGTCGATCCGGGCGTTTCGCTCGACGGGGCGATCGTCGCAAACGAAGCCGAACCCGCAACCGCATAA
- a CDS encoding WecB/TagA/CpsF family glycosyltransferase, whose protein sequence is MDAQYILGCRLDLIDADQAATQIMHLVANGEGAQIVTLGTEMVVHARRDEAFRAVVNASALSLCDTVGLLYVARRRGSTLRERVTGIGLIERLCDLAARTGVPVFFLGGAAGVAADAAAVLEARFPGLRVAGTHDGYFTEDRNDEVVEAIRSSGARLLFAGLGSPRQELWLASYLPATGCGAAIGVGGSFDVFAGRVERAPQAFQRLGLEWLYRLIREPRRWRRQLALPKFVGLVTLERLGLLQKNGLVRS, encoded by the coding sequence TTGGACGCGCAATATATCCTCGGTTGCCGGCTCGATCTGATCGACGCCGACCAAGCCGCAACCCAAATTATGCATCTCGTTGCGAACGGCGAGGGCGCGCAGATCGTTACCCTTGGCACGGAAATGGTCGTACACGCGCGACGTGACGAAGCGTTCCGAGCCGTCGTCAACGCTTCGGCGTTGTCGTTATGCGATACCGTGGGTTTGCTGTACGTTGCGCGACGGCGCGGTTCGACGCTGCGAGAACGCGTCACCGGTATCGGACTGATCGAACGGTTATGCGATCTTGCGGCTCGCACCGGCGTGCCGGTATTTTTCCTTGGCGGTGCGGCCGGCGTGGCAGCCGATGCGGCCGCCGTGCTTGAAGCGCGTTTTCCTGGATTGCGCGTCGCCGGAACGCACGACGGCTATTTCACCGAAGATCGCAACGACGAAGTGGTCGAGGCGATTCGTTCGAGCGGCGCGCGCTTGCTGTTCGCCGGTCTTGGATCGCCTCGACAGGAGCTGTGGCTGGCCAGTTATCTGCCTGCGACCGGTTGCGGAGCCGCGATTGGTGTCGGCGGTTCGTTCGATGTCTTTGCCGGTCGCGTCGAGCGCGCACCGCAGGCGTTTCAGCGTTTGGGCCTCGAGTGGTTGTATCGCCTTATTCGTGAACCGCGGCGCTGGCGCCGCCAACTCGCCTTGCCGAAATTCGTCGGGCTCGTCACGCTCGAACGCCTCGGCTTACTGCAGAAGAACGGACTGGTGCGCTCGTGA
- the ribD gene encoding bifunctional diaminohydroxyphosphoribosylaminopyrimidine deaminase/5-amino-6-(5-phosphoribosylamino)uracil reductase RibD — translation MPSTSEQLLSPIDRVYLARACELAARGIGNTAPNPPVGAVVVRDGRTAGEGFHHRAGEEHAETLAIEQAGEAATGATLYVTLEPCAVPGRVPACAPRVRDAGIARVVIGTTDPNPTNSGLGATMLREAGVEVVLANDPVANDLVQIFAGSLRTDRPYVALKLAVSLDGMVASRPGVRESLSGAEELHFVRDLRVAYDAVLVGSNTIRVDDPLLTVRPPHLRLRPFVRVVACRTETLDESSRVFEPVDNYDRTVVLVPAGRRERFDNLDRVVDVVAVGKTDSHDLDIASAMGALRAAGVTSVLCEGGPALAGAMLRAGVVDRFYWSVAPRLLSNDRSVPAVRGVDLSDAPRALRFDRPRLLGRDALMSGTFEDV, via the coding sequence GTGCCTTCAACATCAGAACAGTTGTTAAGTCCGATCGATCGGGTGTACCTCGCACGCGCCTGCGAACTGGCGGCGCGCGGTATCGGTAACACCGCTCCAAACCCGCCGGTCGGTGCGGTCGTCGTGCGCGATGGACGGACGGCCGGGGAAGGTTTCCATCACCGCGCGGGTGAGGAGCATGCCGAAACCCTCGCTATCGAGCAAGCGGGCGAGGCGGCTACCGGCGCCACGCTCTACGTCACGCTCGAGCCGTGCGCCGTGCCCGGCCGGGTGCCGGCGTGTGCGCCGCGCGTCCGCGACGCCGGGATCGCTCGAGTCGTGATCGGTACGACCGACCCCAATCCAACAAACTCGGGACTCGGCGCGACGATGCTACGCGAGGCCGGCGTCGAGGTGGTACTAGCGAACGATCCGGTGGCCAACGATTTGGTTCAAATTTTTGCCGGCTCGCTTCGTACCGATCGTCCGTACGTGGCATTGAAACTAGCCGTCTCGCTCGACGGAATGGTCGCGTCACGGCCCGGCGTCCGCGAGTCGTTGAGCGGTGCGGAAGAACTGCATTTCGTGCGCGATTTGCGCGTCGCCTACGATGCCGTGCTGGTCGGAAGCAACACCATACGTGTCGACGATCCGCTGCTGACAGTGCGTCCGCCACACCTTCGATTGCGTCCATTCGTTCGCGTCGTCGCTTGCCGGACCGAAACCCTGGACGAGTCGAGCCGCGTCTTCGAACCGGTGGACAATTACGATCGTACGGTCGTTCTCGTGCCGGCCGGACGTCGCGAGCGCTTCGACAATCTCGATCGCGTCGTCGACGTGGTTGCGGTAGGCAAGACCGATTCACACGACCTCGACATCGCGTCTGCGATGGGCGCGCTGCGCGCGGCCGGCGTGACCAGCGTGCTGTGCGAAGGTGGGCCGGCGTTGGCGGGAGCGATGCTGCGGGCCGGCGTTGTGGATCGCTTTTATTGGTCTGTTGCTCCGCGCTTATTGAGCAACGACCGGTCGGTACCGGCCGTACGTGGTGTCGATCTTTCCGACGCGCCACGTGCGTTGCGATTCGATCGACCGCGCCTGCTGGGCCGCGATGCGCTGATGTCGGGAACGTTCGAGGATGTTTAG
- a CDS encoding alcohol dehydrogenase catalytic domain-containing protein, protein MSLPDTMRAVVLYDVDDIRIEHRPVPQLQPGEMLVRTMAAGICTGDILPWYIRRKAPCVLGHEPSGIVAAIADDGGNAHAFHVGDRVFVHHHAPCFECGACERGDYVQCAGWRASRIDPGAMAEYFRVPVANLRDTLALPPHVGFADGSLVEPLACVVKSLRRGGVTAGDDVYVIGLGVMGLMHVLAAQDLGARVFGSDFIAGRRDRATQLGATAFHPDDASSALPNGARVVICGPGVPAALDAAVAAAAPGGTVVMFTPFEPGTPVTVDSEKLYFRDLTLTGSYSCGPRDTRRSLELIADGIVTAKKLGVTEIGLEDVPEAYRALAASRIVKPVVIFPAVD, encoded by the coding sequence ATGAGTCTTCCCGACACCATGCGTGCGGTGGTGCTCTACGATGTCGACGACATCCGCATCGAGCACCGTCCGGTTCCGCAGTTGCAGCCGGGCGAAATGTTGGTGCGCACGATGGCTGCGGGCATTTGCACCGGCGACATCCTGCCGTGGTATATCCGGCGCAAGGCTCCGTGCGTGCTGGGGCACGAGCCGTCGGGTATCGTCGCCGCCATTGCCGATGACGGCGGTAACGCGCACGCATTTCACGTTGGTGATCGGGTGTTCGTACACCACCACGCTCCGTGCTTCGAATGCGGTGCTTGCGAGCGTGGCGATTACGTACAGTGCGCGGGCTGGCGCGCGTCGCGAATCGACCCGGGCGCGATGGCCGAATATTTCCGGGTTCCGGTCGCAAACTTGCGCGATACTCTGGCGTTACCGCCGCACGTCGGTTTTGCCGACGGTTCGCTGGTCGAGCCGTTGGCCTGCGTCGTCAAATCGCTGCGACGTGGCGGCGTGACCGCCGGTGATGATGTGTACGTCATCGGTCTCGGCGTGATGGGCTTGATGCACGTGTTAGCCGCGCAAGATCTCGGCGCTCGCGTATTCGGCAGCGACTTCATTGCCGGGCGCCGAGACCGCGCCACGCAACTCGGCGCGACCGCGTTTCATCCGGACGACGCGTCGAGCGCACTTCCCAACGGCGCGCGTGTCGTCATCTGCGGGCCGGGCGTACCGGCCGCACTCGACGCGGCCGTCGCTGCGGCGGCTCCGGGCGGAACGGTGGTCATGTTCACGCCGTTCGAACCCGGCACGCCCGTGACGGTCGACTCCGAAAAGTTGTACTTTCGCGACCTCACGCTAACCGGAAGTTACTCATGCGGGCCTAGAGACACACGCCGTTCGCTCGAACTGATCGCCGACGGCATCGTAACGGCAAAGAAACTCGGGGTCACCGAAATCGGGCTCGAGGACGTGCCTGAGGCGTACCGGGCGCTCGCTGCTTCCCGAATCGTCAAGCCGGTCGTGATCTTTCCGGCGGTCGACTAG
- a CDS encoding thioesterase family protein, whose translation MKYRETLPSGARVFESNVRTQWGDVDAAGIVYFAAYWRFAERAEMDMFGDLGFPYESVFQTYGFWLPRVRCEVEYHAPALMNDDLLLRTHVEKVGGSSVRWKTVVFNRRTGEPGAAFVLTVACIDAETLRSRPLPDAVRAALLPCVALES comes from the coding sequence ATGAAATATCGTGAAACGCTGCCGTCCGGCGCGCGCGTGTTCGAATCGAACGTGCGCACCCAATGGGGCGACGTCGACGCAGCCGGAATCGTGTATTTCGCAGCGTATTGGCGCTTTGCCGAACGCGCCGAGATGGACATGTTCGGCGACCTCGGTTTTCCGTACGAGTCGGTCTTTCAAACGTATGGTTTTTGGCTTCCGCGGGTGCGTTGCGAAGTCGAGTACCACGCTCCCGCGCTGATGAACGACGACTTATTGCTACGCACGCACGTCGAAAAAGTCGGCGGATCGAGCGTGCGCTGGAAAACGGTCGTCTTCAATCGGCGCACCGGTGAACCGGGAGCGGCTTTCGTGCTCACGGTCGCCTGCATCGACGCCGAAACGCTGCGCAGCCGTCCGCTTCCCGACGCGGTGCGCGCCGCGTTGCTGCCATGCGTCGCGCTGGAATCGTGA
- the dapA gene encoding 4-hydroxy-tetrahydrodipicolinate synthase produces the protein MNLGTIVTAMITPFDERGAVDTAEAARIARWLVGRGNDALVVAGSTGEGQTLNDAERYELVTAVKAAVGDGATVIANAGMSATRESIESGRRAQDAGADALLIVVPYYIKPTQTGMLRHFGAIADAVPLPQIVYNIPSRTVANMLPETLLQLAREHRNVVGVKESSGDLKQIATILRERARGFRVWCGDDHLFLPCLALGADGLIGVASHLCSREFRQMYEAFTEGRVAEAATIHASLLPLLDVLYRVTNPIPVKWAMNQLGFRAGVCRSPLDELPANLESVLRPVVADFADPDMTAVLA, from the coding sequence ATGAACCTCGGGACGATCGTGACGGCGATGATAACGCCGTTCGACGAGCGCGGGGCTGTCGATACCGCTGAAGCGGCTCGCATCGCGCGCTGGCTGGTTGGACGCGGCAACGACGCATTAGTTGTCGCCGGCTCCACGGGCGAGGGTCAAACCCTAAACGACGCCGAGCGTTACGAGCTCGTGACAGCGGTAAAGGCTGCCGTTGGAGACGGCGCGACCGTCATCGCCAATGCCGGCATGAGTGCGACCCGCGAGTCGATCGAATCTGGGCGTCGGGCGCAGGATGCCGGTGCCGACGCATTATTAATCGTCGTGCCGTATTACATCAAACCGACGCAAACCGGCATGCTGCGCCATTTCGGTGCGATTGCCGATGCGGTGCCGCTTCCGCAAATCGTCTATAACATTCCGTCGCGCACCGTAGCGAACATGTTGCCCGAGACGCTGTTACAACTCGCTCGCGAACATCGCAACGTCGTCGGCGTCAAAGAGTCGAGCGGCGATCTCAAGCAGATCGCCACGATTCTGCGCGAACGCGCCCGCGGTTTTCGCGTATGGTGCGGAGACGACCATCTGTTCTTGCCGTGTCTAGCGCTGGGAGCCGATGGATTGATCGGCGTCGCTTCGCATCTTTGCTCTCGCGAGTTTCGCCAGATGTACGAGGCCTTTACCGAAGGACGCGTTGCCGAGGCGGCAACGATCCACGCCTCGTTGCTACCGCTGCTGGACGTGCTGTATCGCGTCACCAATCCGATCCCGGTGAAGTGGGCGATGAATCAACTGGGCTTCCGAGCCGGCGTCTGCCGCTCGCCGCTCGACGAACTGCCCGCAAACCTCGAATCTGTGCTGCGTCCGGTCGTTGCCGATTTTGCGGACCCCGACATGACGGCGGTCCTCGCGTAA
- a CDS encoding aspartate kinase, with product MSAGIAVLKFGGTSVATRERREVAARRIADACDAGFATVAVVSAMGRPPDPYATDTLLNLVGHRIGTAQSDMVLAAGELICAGVFADELNVAGIPAVALSGAQAGILTDDRFGDARILAVEPQPVLDAIDRGTVPVVAGYQGATASGVTTTLGRGGTDLSAIALGHALNAERIDIYTDVSGAMTADPRRLADARTIERASLDEMTELAAHGAKVMHHKAADFARRTGTRYAIKGVDTDRGTVVDENAFHERPVTGVTCSGRLTWVRIIRGDIETPSRRMQTELEMFIRLADAGISIDQVSINQAGVAFVVDGDLGGELRRMLGDLNLAVRVREACSKLSVVGNGMRGTPGVVRDVVEALSRANVEIIHFTDSNVTISVLIPAADATSAESAIHKQFGLDEGEAAS from the coding sequence GTGAGCGCCGGTATCGCGGTGCTGAAGTTCGGCGGCACCTCGGTTGCCACGCGCGAGCGTCGGGAGGTGGCTGCGCGGCGCATCGCCGATGCGTGCGACGCCGGTTTCGCAACGGTCGCCGTGGTCTCGGCAATGGGACGTCCGCCCGATCCGTATGCCACAGATACGTTACTGAATCTGGTCGGTCATCGCATCGGAACGGCGCAGAGCGATATGGTCCTGGCCGCCGGCGAGTTGATCTGCGCCGGAGTGTTCGCCGACGAACTCAATGTCGCGGGAATACCTGCCGTCGCGCTGTCCGGCGCGCAAGCCGGAATTCTTACCGACGATCGGTTTGGCGACGCGCGCATTCTGGCTGTCGAACCGCAGCCCGTCTTAGATGCGATCGATCGCGGAACGGTGCCGGTCGTCGCGGGCTATCAAGGCGCGACTGCGTCGGGAGTGACGACCACCCTTGGCCGGGGAGGTACGGATCTTTCCGCCATTGCGTTGGGGCACGCGTTGAATGCCGAACGAATCGATATCTATACCGACGTCAGCGGCGCTATGACGGCCGATCCCCGGCGTCTGGCCGACGCGCGGACGATCGAGCGGGCATCGCTCGACGAAATGACTGAGTTGGCCGCGCACGGTGCGAAAGTGATGCATCATAAAGCAGCGGATTTTGCGCGCCGCACCGGTACGCGCTACGCGATCAAGGGCGTCGATACCGACCGTGGCACCGTCGTCGATGAAAACGCATTTCACGAGCGCCCCGTCACGGGCGTCACCTGTTCCGGGCGGCTGACGTGGGTCCGGATCATCCGCGGCGATATTGAGACGCCGTCGCGCCGGATGCAAACCGAACTCGAAATGTTTATCCGCCTGGCCGACGCCGGCATTTCGATCGATCAGGTGTCGATCAACCAAGCCGGGGTCGCCTTCGTGGTCGACGGCGACTTGGGCGGGGAATTGCGACGTATGCTGGGCGACCTCAATCTGGCCGTCCGGGTGCGGGAGGCCTGTTCCAAGCTGTCGGTGGTGGGAAACGGCATGCGCGGTACGCCCGGAGTCGTGCGCGATGTCGTGGAAGCGCTCTCGCGCGCCAACGTCGAAATCATCCATTTCACCGACAGCAACGTCACGATCTCGGTGCTCATTCCGGCGGCCGACGCGACGAGTGCCGAATCGGCGATTCACAAGCAATTCGGATTGGATGAAGGAGAGGCTGCGTCATGA